DNA sequence from the Thermoanaerobaculia bacterium genome:
CCAGATCCTGAGCGAGTTTTGACGGACGCGCCCGGCGCGCGCAGCGCCCCCGATCCATACCAAAGCCTCGCCCGGGGGGTCCTCGCCGGAGACCAACGCGCGATCGGACGCGCGATCTCCCGCGTCGAGCGGGGCGCCGGACTCGAGGACCTCGTTCGGGAGATCTTTCCCTCGACCGGCCGGGCGCGCGTCATCGGCGTGACCGGTCCGCCGGGCGCCGGGAAATCGACGCTCGTCACGCGGCTCGCGCGGGCCTTCCGCGACTCGGGCTCCCGCGTCGGGATCGTGGCGATCGATCCTTCGTCGCCCTTCTCCGGAGGCGCGATCCTCGGCGACCGCATCCGGATGAGCGAGCTCGACTCCGACCCCGGGGTCTTCATCCGCTCGATGGCGACCCGCGGAGCCATGGGAGGCCTCTCGCGCGCGACCAACGACGCCGTGGACGTCCTCGACGCGGCGGGGTTCGAGATCGTCGTCATCGAGACGGTGGGCGTCGGGCAGGATGAGGTCGACGTCGTCCGCGCGGCCGATTCGGTCGTCGTCGTCGTGCCCCCCGGGCTGGGCGACGACATTCAGGCGCTGAAGGCGGGCATCCTCGAGATCGCGGACCTGTTCGTCGTCAACAAGGCGGACCGCGAAGGCGCCGACCGGGCCGCCGCGGAGCTCAAGATGAATCTCGATTTCTCGGCGCCGCAGGGGTGGCGCGCCCCGATCCTCCAGACGGTCGCGACC
Encoded proteins:
- the meaB gene encoding methylmalonyl Co-A mutase-associated GTPase MeaB, with the protein product MTDAPGARSAPDPYQSLARGVLAGDQRAIGRAISRVERGAGLEDLVREIFPSTGRARVIGVTGPPGAGKSTLVTRLARAFRDSGSRVGIVAIDPSSPFSGGAILGDRIRMSELDSDPGVFIRSMATRGAMGGLSRATNDAVDVLDAAGFEIVVIETVGVGQDEVDVVRAADSVVVVVPPGLGDDIQALKAGILEIADLFVVNKADREGADRAAAELKMNLDFSAPQGWRAPILQTVATRNEGTGAVVEQLEAHRRWLAASGEARQRRLRRSRARLRALLEARFFRAVENDAHNPRGLEDFVARLTDRSVDPYSATEELFRRIAGP